The proteins below are encoded in one region of Vanessa tameamea isolate UH-Manoa-2023 chromosome Z, ilVanTame1 primary haplotype, whole genome shotgun sequence:
- the LOC113403310 gene encoding uncharacterized protein LOC113403310 encodes MMGKAGDGTQRKKPYEEIGAIFNGNEVKIRIPKSTTKPPKLTPSQMKLQNQCTCDDDKSICSETCGFPGEYDGGPANRLNFQIPDDICESLTNRTALNSELIYSKKEEHDNLCNVCNVTPSDAPKGVQAQKVLHPDKDVFLLKIGKQTDEPNRTGNIEVELVTPRAPAKAKPASHACKQIQCEEDEIPCCLLCRTCRRVYPKKKKIKQTKCCF; translated from the exons ATGATGGGTAAAGCTGGTGATGGAACCCAGAGAAAAAAACCGTATGAAGAAATCGGCGCTATATTTAATGGAAACgaa GTCAAAATAAGAATTCCGAAAAGTACTACAAAGCCGCCAAAACTGACTCCTTCTCAAATGAAGTTACAAAACCAGTGCACCTGTGATGACGACAAATCAATATGCTCGGAGACGTGTGGCTTCCCGGGAGAATATGACGGCGGTCCTGCTAACAGGCTAAATTTTCAg ATTCCTGACGATATCTGCGAATCGCTTACTAACAGAACTGCCCTTAATTCAGAACTTATTTATAGCAAGAAAGAGGAACACGATAATCTATGTAACGTTTGCAACGTCACGCCTAGTGATGCTCCAAAGGGCGTTCAAGCACAAAAAGTACTACATCCAGATAAAGATGTATTCCTGCTTAAAATTGGCAAACAAACCGATGAGCCAAACCGTACAGGCAATATAGAG GTAGAATTAGTAACCCCTCGAGCACCGGCCAAAGCTAAGCCAGCTAGTCACGCGTGCAAACAAATTCAATGCGAAGAAGATGAAATACCCTGTTGCTTGCTATGCAGAACATGTCGTCGTGTCTATCctaaaaagaaaaagattaaACAAACCAAATGTTGTTTCTAA